From the Callithrix jacchus isolate 240 chromosome 22, calJac240_pri, whole genome shotgun sequence genome, the window TCCCCATCCTGGGTCCCTGTGGCCTGTGCTTCCCTCAGGTGGAGCCCCACGCCACCATCGCAGAGATCAAGAACCTCTTCACCAAGACCCGTGAGTCTGAGACCTGGCCACACTGCCATCTGCAACCCCTCTGACCAGGAACCTGGGGTGGGAGGGATCCTGTCCTGCATGCCTCTCCCAGGGCCTGCAGAGATGCCCGTGTGTGTGGCCCAGGCTTCTGGGGTGTGACTGGGGCTGGCGCCCCCACGTGGCACTCCGCAGGAACGCCCTTGCTGGGCTCTGGAAAGGGACAGGATCCCGCTTCTGTCCGTGCTCTTCCGGCCAGTGGCCTGGAACTGCACGGTCCTGAGGCCTTGCCCCCGGTGGGGAGGAGCTGTGGGGGTCCCTGCATCCTGGGAACCCTGAGACACTGACACAGCTGCTGGGCAGTGGACCTGCTGAGCCCTGCCAGGCTGTGGGCTGTGACTGCCCTTTTCTCCCCGCAGACCCGCAGTGGTACCCCGCCCGCCAGTCCCTCCGCCTGGACCCCAGTGAGTATAGCTGTCCGCTCGGCCCACCCCCTGGGCTCCTGGGTGGCAGTGGGAGAAGGCCAGGGCAGCCCCTGAGCCCTGGCCTGCCTTTCTGCAGAGGGTAAGTCCCTGAAGGATGAGGATGTTCTGCAGAAGCTGCCCGTGGGCACCACGGCTACACTCTACTTCCGGGACCTGGGGGCCCAGATCAGCTGGGTGACGGTGAGTCTTGACGCTACCCATGGCCTCCTTTCCCATCAGCCGCACTGGGTAACTTATCTTGCCCCCTCTACCCTCAGGTCTTCTTAACAGAGTATGCGGGGCCACTTTTCATCTACCTGCTCTTTTACTTCCGAGTGCCCTTCATCTATGGCCACAAATATGACTTCACGTCCAGCCGGCACACGGTGGTACAGTAAGTGGGGCAGGTGGGGGGAGGGTAGGGGAAAGCGGAAGACCTGCCGGACCAGCCCCCGCTGAGCCCGCTCCCCCCGACCAGCCTCGCCTGCATCTGCCACTCATTCCACTACGTCAAGCGCCTGCTGGAGACGCTTTTCGTGCACCGTTTCTCCCATGGCACCATGCCTTTGCGCAACATCTTCAAGGTGAGAGCCCGCTCTGCCTCTCCGCCCCATCCCGCCCCCGCGGAGCCCCACCCCTAGAGACCCTAGCTTCACCCCTGGGCCCCTCCTGTTCACCACGCCCTCACAGAGCCCTGCCTTAGTCCCACCCCTGCCTCACCCTGTCTGCCACACCCTTGCAGAGCCCTGCCTAAGCATCACCCCTTGGCCCCGCCCATTCTCTGCAGCCCTGCCCCCACAGAGCTCTGCCCCAGCCTCACCCCAGGCTCCTGTCCTCCCCTACCATGCTTCCAAGTCCCTAGGGATGAGACACGGGCAGAACCTGCCCTCTCCAGCGCTGGCCCAAGTCCCATCCATGCTCTGCTCCCTTTCAGAATTGCACCTACTACTGGGGCTTCGCTGCGTGGATGGCCTATTACATCAACCACCCTCTCTACACGCCCCCTAGTAAGTAGCCTCAGACTGTGCTTCCCTCCCCCACTGGGCCCTCCCCTTATGGGCTCCCCTCCTTGCTTCCTTTTCAGCCTACGGTGCTCAGCAGGTGAAGCTGGCACTCGCCATCTTTGTGGTaaggaggctgggggtggggatggtgtTGGGGGGAGCCTGGGTGGCTCTGGGCTGATCCTGTTTCTCTGACAGATTTGCCAGCTTGGCAACTTCTCCATCCACATGGCCCTGCGGGACCTGCGGCCTGCTGGTGAGTGCCTGCTGGGGGGCAGGCGGACAGCTGGGCTGGGTGAGGGGGTCTGACTTTTCGCCCTGCCTGCCAGGGTCCAAGACTCGGAAGATCCCATACCCCACCAAGAACCCCTTCACGTGGCTTTTCCTGCTGGTGTCCTGCCCCAACTATACCTACGAGGTGAGGGGCTGCCTTGCTCATCCCTCTCTGCCCTGGGGCTTGGGGTCCCATGTGGAGGGGCCAGCCTCTAGGAGGGGGCACCTGGCTGGGCAGCTGCTTTTGCCCCTTGCACAGAGAGCATTGGGAGGTGGAGACCACTGCCTCCCCGCTCTGGGGACTGGGAGGCATGTGCTGCTGGGTTTCCGCTGTATACACCCATGCCTACATGGGAATTGGGCTTCCACCCCTGACTCAGAAAGCAGGGGTGTGAGGAGGTGGCTGGGTGAGTCCAGGGTAGCCACATGCACGGGGTGGGCGAGGCTGGTGGAACAGCGGTCCTTGCCCAGCCCTGCTGGCCCTCACCTTCCGCCCCTGCCCACAGGTGGGGTCCTGGATCGGCTTCGCCATCATGACACAGTGTCTCCCAGGTGAGCCTGCCGCCCTGGCCAAATAAAACCTGCTCCTCCAGGCAGGCAGCTCCTCCCTCCCTGACGCCCGTTCTTCCCTGCAGTGGCCCTGTTCTCCCTGGTGGGCTTCACCCAGATGACCATCTGGGCCAAGGGCAAGCACCGCAGCTACCTGAAGGAGTTCCGGGACTACCCGCCCCTGCGCATGCCCATCATCCCCTTCCTGCTCTGAGTGCTTACCCCTGCCTGGGCTCTGGGGGACGGGCGGGACTCACAGCTCTCCAGCACCTGGAATAAAACCCGTCTGCCCCAGTTGGACTCAGGTTCTGTGTGTTTCATTCCGGGCTTGGGGATCACCACACTGCCCCTCACTCTCCCCAGCCTCCAGTTGGCACGGTAAGAGGGGGCTCAGGCTGAGGGGCCCAAAGGTTTTATTTGGCTGTTTCATAGGGTGGGGGGCGCACCCCCTACAGGGCCACCTCGGGGGCCACTTTT encodes:
- the TECR gene encoding very-long-chain enoyl-CoA reductase isoform X1, which gives rise to MKHYEVEILDAKTREKLCFLDKVEPHATIAEIKNLFTKTHPQWYPARQSLRLDPKGKSLKDEDVLQKLPVGTTATLYFRDLGAQISWVTVFLTEYAGPLFIYLLFYFRVPFIYGHKYDFTSSRHTVVHLACICHSFHYVKRLLETLFVHRFSHGTMPLRNIFKNCTYYWGFAAWMAYYINHPLYTPPTYGAQQVKLALAIFVICQLGNFSIHMALRDLRPAGSKTRKIPYPTKNPFTWLFLLVSCPNYTYEVGSWIGFAIMTQCLPVALFSLVGFTQMTIWAKGKHRSYLKEFRDYPPLRMPIIPFLL
- the TECR gene encoding very-long-chain enoyl-CoA reductase isoform X2, which codes for MPLRNIFKNCTYYWGFAAWMAYYINHPLYTPPTYGAQQVKLALAIFVICQLGNFSIHMALRDLRPAGSKTRKIPYPTKNPFTWLFLLVSCPNYTYEVGSWIGFAIMTQCLPVALFSLVGFTQMTIWAKGKHRSYLKEFRDYPPLRMPIIPFLL